The Cytobacillus firmus genome segment CACTCTTCTCTTCTGCACTCAAGTTCCCCAGTTTCCAATGACCCTCCCCGGTTGAGCCGGGGGCTTTCACATCAGACTTAAGGAACCGCCTGCGCGCGCTTTACGCCCAATAATTCCGGACAACGCTTGCCACCTACGTATTACCGCGGCTGCTGGCACGTAGTTAGCCGTGGCTTTCTGGTCAGGTACCGTCAAGGTACCGGCAGTTACTCCGGTACTTGTTCTTCCCTGACAACAGAGTTTTACGATCCGAAAACCTTCATCACTCACGCGGCGTTGCTCCGTCAGACTTTCGTCCATTGCGGAAGATTCCCTACTGCTGCCTCCCGTAGGAGTCTGGGCCGTGTCTCAGTCCCAGTGTGGCCGATCACCCTCTCAGGTCGGCTACGCATCGTGGCCTTGGTGAGCCGTTACCTCACCAACTAGCTAATGCGCCGCGGGCCCATCTGTAAGTGATAGCCGAAACCATCTTTCAGCTTTTCCTCATGAGAGGAAAAGAATTATCCGGTATTAGCCCCGGTTTCCCGGAGTTATCCCAGTCTTACAGGCAGGTTGCCCACGTGTTACTCACCCGTCCGCCGCTGACTTCAGGGAGCAAGCTCCCATCTGTCCGCTCGACTTGCATGTATTAGGCACGCCGCCAGCGTTCGTCCTGAGCCAGGATCAAACTCTCCATATAAGAGTTGATTAAGCTCGATTGTCTTTTCAAAAAAGACTAATGATTTAAACGTTGACGTATTGTTCGTTCAGTTTTCAAAGATCAATCCGCCGCTCAGAAGCGACTTTATTATCTTATCAGATTCAACTATCTGAGTCAATAACTTTTTTTAAAATCTTTCTTGCAAGTCGCTGTCTTGCAGCAACGAATATAAATATATCACCTCACAGGACAACATGCAATATGTTTTTATCACTTTTATTCGCAAAAGAGAAAGAAAAAATATTCCCATTATTCTGCCCCGGAAAATGCATGATTAATATCCTTTCAATAAAACAAAAAAGACAGAGCACGCATTGTACTCTGCCTTATTTTATAGAATGTTAACGATGACGCATTAACGGGAATAACAGTACATCTCTAATAGAAGGTGAATTTGTCAGCAGCATGACAACACGATCAATTCCAATGCCAAGTCCGCCCGTTGGCGGCATGCCGTATTCAAGAGCTTCAATAAAGTCATCATCCATCATATGAGCTTCATCGTTGCCCTCTTCACGTTCTTTCAGCTGTGCTTCAAAGCGCTCGCGTTGATCAATCGGATCATTCAGCTCAGTGAAGGCATTCGCATGTTCACGGGCTACAATGAATAGTTCAAAACGATCAGTAAAGCGCGGGTCTTCGTCATTTTTCTTCGCAAGCGGCGAAATTTCTACAGGATGACCAAAGATGAATGTCGGCTGAATTAATTTCTCTTCAACCTTCTGCTCGAAGAATTCATTAACAATATGACCATATTCCATATTGTCTTTGATTTCAACACCATGTTCTTTCGCAAGCTGCTGGGCTTCTTCCTTACTTGTTTCTTTCCAGAAGTCTACCCCTGTGTATTCCTTAATGGCATCTACCATATGAAGCCTTTTCCATTCAGGCTTCAGATCCACTTCGTACTCGCCGTATTGCACAGTAGTTGTTCCAAGCACTTCCTGGGCGATATGGGCAATAAGGTTTTCAGTCAGGCTCATGATATCTCTATAGTCAGCATATGCTTCGTATAATTCAATCATAGTGAATTCAGGATTGTGACGTGTAGATACACCTTCATTACGGAATACGCGGCCAATTTCATATACCTTTTCTAGGCCGCCCACAATCAGACGCTTCAGATGAAGCTCAATCGCGATACGCATATAGAGTTCCATATCCAGTGCGTTATGATGAGTGATAAATGGACGTGCTGATGCACCCCCTGCAATGGAATGCATCATAGGTGTTTCAACTTCCAGGTAGCCATTGCTGTCAAGGTAGCGGCGCATGGATTGGATAATGCGGCTTCTCGTGACGAAAGTTTTTTTGCTTTCCTCACTCATAATGAGATCCAGGTAACGCTGGCGGTAGCGCTGCTCAACGTCCTTAAGCCCGTGGAACTTATCCGGCAGCGGACGCAGTGATTTTGTCAGGAGGACAAATTCCTCTGCTTTTACAGACAGTTCGCCTACTTTTGTTTTAAAGAGCTTGCCGCTGATCCCGACAATATCTCCCAGGTCTGCAGTTTCGAAGATGGAGTAGCTTTCTTCTCCAACAGCATCTTTGCGGACATAGATTTGGATTTGCCCTGATAAGTCCTGTACATGAGCGAATCCGGCTTTCCCTTTTCCGCGCTTCGTCATGATGCGGCCTGCCAGTGTAACAGAAACATCCTTTTCCTCAATTTCTTCCTTCTCAAGCTCACCGTACTGCTCAATTAATTCATTGCTTTGGTGTGAACGGTCGAAACGTTTCCCGAAAGGATCCATTCCCTGTTCGCGCAAGCTGTTCATTTTATCGCGTCTTACTTTCAACTGGTCATTTAATTCTTCATGACTCTGGCTCACTGAAATCATCTCCATTTTGTAAATCTTTTTATGTACGCATAATTCGGCGGTCGTTCAAAAATGTATATCTCTATTATTTTACACAAAGCGGGTAAATCAGACATCCTAAATAGTTAAATAGAATAAAAACTGCCAGTTCATGCACTGGCAGCTTCCATTTATCAAAAGTATTATAGGCAAAGAATGACAGCCTGTCAAACTTTACGCAGCTTATACAGCCTGTATCTGGCTTCTTTCTTTTTCTTCTGCATCAAGGACAAGAGCGTTAAGAACACTCACCAATTCTTTTCTTGTATTGGATTCATTAATTCCATTGCGGACCTTCGCATTGCCGCGGATTCCTTTCAGGTACCATGCAGCATGCTTTCGCATTTCGAGTACAGCGATATGTTCACCCTTCAATGAAATCAGACGGTCCAGATGGAGGATGCACACATCCATTTTCTCGCGTACAGAAGGCTCACCCATTAATTCGCCAGTCTCAAGGTATTTAACTGTACGGTAAATCATCCATGGATTCCCCAGAGCAGCCCGTCCGATCATGACACCGTCACAGCCTGTTTCATCCAGCATGCGCTTGGCAGCCTGAGGTGTTTCCACATCACCATTTCCGATAAGCGGAATGTTAATGTTCTGCTTTACTTCGCGGATAATATCCCAGTTCGCTTGTCCTTCATACATCTGGACACGCGTACGGCCGTGAAGGGCTACAGCTTTGCCCCCTGCGCGTTCAACCGCCTGGGCGTTTTTAACAGCGTAGATGTGATCTTCATCCCAGCCCATCCGCATTTTTACGGTAACCGGCTTTTCAACAGCGGCTGTTACAGCAGAAACCATTTCATAAATTTTATCCGGGTCAAGCAGCCACTTGGCACCCGCATCACATTTGGTGATTTTAGGGACAGGGCAGCCCATGTTAATGTCGATGATATCCGCATTCGTATTTTGATCTACAAATTTCGCCGCTTCTACAAGCGTTTCTTTTTTGCCTCCGAAGATCTGCAGGCTTAGCGGCTTTTCTCTTTCATCAATATAAAGCATGTCCATCGTTTTTTCGTTCTGGAGGACAATGCCTTTGTCGCTGACCATCTCCGCACATACAAGACCGGCACCGAATTCTTTCACAGTCAGACGGAAAGCGGAATTACATACTCCGGCCATTGGAGCCAGTACCACACGGTTTTTCAGCTCGATATCACCTATTTTGAACATAATTGCACCTCCCTCTGTCATTATTCTCACTTATATATTAATCCTGCTCCTGTATGGGAGCCAATTCTTCCTGTGTCACTTTAAGCGCCAGAGCGATCTGCTCGATTAAAGCCGGTGCAGGCATGCGGTTTCCTCTTTCAATTTCACCTAAAATTGAAACCGATACACCCAGCTCTCTTGCAAATCCTTCTTGCGTAAATCCTTTTAGCTTTCGAAAAGCGCGAATACGTCTTCCCCATTTTTCTGCTTCCATATCCGTACTCCCTCTCTGTCAGGTATATCTTCCAGTATTGAAATTAAAGGCCGCTCCATCTTCGGAAGCCTGATGCTGGAATCAACCTCTAAAAGAGGAACAAGGACAAACGCTCTTTCATGCATCCGAGGATGAGGAACTATTAGCTTCTCTGTTTCAATATTTTCGTGACTATACAGCAAAATGTCAAGGTCTATTGTCCGCGGGCCCCAATGGATTTCCCTTTTTCTCCCAAGCTGTAATTCGATATCAAGGCATGCATCCAGCAATTCAAAAGGATTTAAGCCGGTAGAAATTTGGATTGCCATATTCAAAAATTGTTCTTGATCTTCATAACCGACCGGATCTGTTTCATAAACAGATGAAGTATTTACCACTTGGGTTTCCGGAAGCTGATCAATCCTCTCAACTGCTTTCTTCAAGTGGTTAAACCGGCTTCCGATATTTGAGCCGAGCGCAATAAAGGCGGTGTTCCTCATGATCTGCCTCTCGTAATCTCGACCGCTACTGATTGATAGTGGCCGGGAATAGGCGGATCAGGCTTGATGACTTTTACCGTCAGCTGCAGAATCAGCGGGAAACGGGAAAGCAGTTCTGCTGCCAGTTTTTCTGCGACAGCTTCAACCAGCTTATAGGGCTTCCCTTCCACCACCTCTTTGCACACTGCATACAGCTCACCATAGTTAATGGAGTCATCAAGATTATCCGTTTCCCCCGCCTTTTTCAGGTCTGCTTCGACAGTAAGGTCTACAGCAAAGCGCTGGCCAAGCCGTGTTTCTTCCGGGAAAACACCATGGTAGCCGTAAAACTCCATTCGGTTCACATAAATTTTATCCATTGTAATCACCTTTTCCCATTAAAGCGTCCATCATTTTAGCCATTCGGCTCATTTCCTTTACATCATGAATGCGGATCATCTGGCAGCCCTTTTGGATGCCGAAGCACACCGTTGCTCCCGTTCCTTCTGTCCGCTCCTCAACCGGAAGGTCCAGAATGGTTCCGATCATCCGCTTCTTCGATGTGCCTAGCAGCACAGGATACCCGATAGCCACAAGCTTGTCCAAATCCCTCATCATTTCCAGGTTATAGTTCAAGTCCTTGGCAAAGCCGATGCCCGGGTCAAGGATAATATTCTCGTCTTTAACACCTGCAGACTTTACAAGCGCTATGCTTTCGTACAGGTCATTCATGACATCACGGAAAAAGGATGTGTATTCCATATCCTTGCGGTTATGCATTAGTATGATCGGCGCCCCTGTTTCTGCTGCAGCTGCCGCCATTTCAGGATCGGCTTTGGCTCCCCACACATCATTGATAATGTGGGCCCCGGCTTCAATGGCCTGCCTGGCGACTTCCGCTTTATAGGTATCAATGGATATCGGAACATCCACTTCCTTTGAAATTGCCTCGATAACAGGAAGAACACGTCTCAGCTCTTCGTCTGCAGGCACCGGATCAAATCCCGGACGGGTTGACTCGCCGCCGACATCGATGATATCTGCTCCGTTTTCAACCATTTCAAGAGCATGCTTGACTGCCAGATCCTGCTGACTGTATTTGCCCCCATCCGAAAAGGAGTCAGGCGTTGCATTCAAAATTCCCATCACAATGGTTTTCTTCCCGTAATCAAGCGTATATGGCCCACACTGAATTGTTTTTTTAGACATTCTGGATCCTCCTACAGTTCATTCCTGCTCCATAAGTGTTCACAGCGGTTTTCATAGTGCATCTGGAGCTCCGATGTTTTCTTCCCGGATACCCCAGGCATAGAATGGCCGTCAAACGAAGAAATTGGCACAATTTCCTGGATGGAATTCGTGACAAAAACTTCATCCGCATCCCTTACAGCTTCCGGTCTGTACAGGCCTTCCTGCACATTCATCTCCAGCTTTTCGGCAAGCCTGATCACAAATTTCCGGGTAATGCCGTTTAGTATGCCGGTTTGAAGAGACGGGGTAAATAACTGGCCATCACGAATCCAGAATAAATTCGAAGTGACCCCTTCTGCCAGGTAGCCATCCCTGGTCAGAAAGATCCCTTCTATGCCTGGATCGTCCCCCGCTTCCTTTTTAGCCAGAATGTTATTTAAATAATGGTGGGACTTCAAACGTTCGGCCCCTTCAGGTGTATTGCGGGGAATCTCCAGCATCACTGCCTGCTTTTCTGCGCTTGCATTTCTTGGCGGAAGCGGTTTGCAGAAAATAATCGTATTCGGGTTTTTGTACGAATCTGTCTGCAGGCCAATCTCGCCGTTACCCGCTGACACATTCATCCGGATATAGGCATTATAGTATCCGTTTTTTCCAAGCAGCATTTCAAGCATCTCGAGCACTTGTTCCCTTGTGTAGCCAGCTTCTATATTTATGGCTTTAAGGCTTTGGTTCAGCCTCTCCAGATGATCGTCCAATAAAAAGGGATGCCCATTATAGACACGGAACGTCTCAAACAGCCCCATTCCATATAAAAAGCCATGATCAAAAGGAGAGATTCTGGCCTCTTCTTTCCTGACAACTTCCCCATTCATATAAATATACAATGTTTACAGCCCCTCTGCCTGCAGTGCGGCTTTGTAATGCTGAATAAAATTCTGAAGGAGTTCCTTTCCGGCCGCAGTCATAATCGACTCAGGGTGGAATTGGACACCTTCTACAGGCAGTTCCTTATGGCGAATGGCCATAATTTCTCCCTCAGCTGTCCATGCAGACACCTCAAGACAGTCCGGAAGTGTTTCCTTTTTGACAATCAGCGAATGGTAGCGGGTAGCAGGAAAAGGGTTGGGCAGGTCTTTAAATATGGTTTTTCCATCATGAAAAATGTCAGAGGTTTTACCATGCATCAGACGCTCCGCCTGCACCACATCGCCCCCGAATACTTGAGCAATCGACTGATGTCCCAGACAAACGCCAAAGACAGGGATTTTGCCTGCAAAAGCTTCAATGGCTTTCAGGCTGATGCCTGCTTCATTCGGGCTGCACGGCCCCGGAGAGATCATCAGGAACTTCGGCTGCATACTGCCTATTTCAGAAATCGATGTTTCATCGTTTCTTTTGACAACCAGCTCTTCGCCTAATTCACCGAGATACTGCACGAGATTATACGTAAAAGAATCATAATTATCGATCATATAAATCATAGCTGATCCCCTTTTGCCTGTTCTGCGAGTTCTTTTGCTTTCCAAAGAGCAATCGCCTTCTTCAGCGACTCTTTATATTCATTTTTCGGATTGGAGTCAATGACGATGCCTGCACCTGCCTGCACATGAGCCTGTCCATCTTTCACGAGCATAGTGCGGATGATAATATTCAGCTCCAGATCACCGCTGAAATTGATCCAGCCAAGAGAGCCGGTGTATGGTCCCCTTGTGACCGGTTCAAGCTCTTCAATGATTTCCATGGTGCGCACTTTAGGGGCACCTGTAATCGTTCCCCCGGGAAATACAGCGTCAATGATATCAACCGCATTCTTCCCGTCAGCAAGCTCCCCTTTTACATTTGAAACGATATGCATTACATGTGAGTATTTTTCAATAACCATGAACTCATCCACTTCAACTGTTCCATATTCGCAGACTCTTCCCAGGTCATTTCTCTCCAGGTCAACCAGCATTACGTGCTCTGCACGCTCTTTCTCATTTTCAATCAGTTCACTGGCGAGCTCGAGGTCCTCCTCATGATCCTTCCCGCGGGATCTTGTTCCGGCAATCGGCCGCGTGCTGACGGTGTTTCCTTTTTCTTAATCAGCAGCTCCGGTGATGCGCTCACAAGCTGGTATGCAGGTGTGTGAAAATATCCCATGTATGGAGAAGGATTTAACACTCTCAGCTGTTCGTATACATCCATAGCCTCAGTATGCATAGGGCGGCTTTGTCGTACCGATAGATTCACCTGAAAGACATCTCCCTGTGAAATATATTCCTGAACACTCCGGACAGCAGACTGGAATTCTTCTTCGTCCATGGATACTCCAAGTGTTTGTTCTGCCTGACAGCATCCCCCTGCCTCAGAAGGCTTTCCGCTCTCATTCTTCCATTTCTGCTCCCAATTCTCTGCCCGTTCCCCGATCGAGTGCTCTTCCTCTTTTTCATATAAGAATAGAAGCCAGAGCTGTTCTGTTTCATGATCAAAGACAAAGCAATCTTTATAAATAAAAAAGTGGATATCAGGTATTTGCAGATCATCCCGGGCTTCATCCGGAAGCTTTTCGATATATCGCGCGTAGTCATAGCTGATGAATCCGATGGCACCTCCCTGAAAGTCAGGAAGTTCTTCAAGCTTATCTGCTTTATATTGATTCAGCCATTCCTGCATCAGGTGAAGGGGGTTGCCTTCGAGCACCTGCTTTTCTCCGTTTGCATTGATTTCAAGCTGTGAATTTTTGCCTGTTAAAATGGCTTCCGGCTCAAAAGCTGCAATACTGTACCTGCCTCCCCGTCCGCTTTCCAGTAAAACATGATAGGGCAATCCCTCCGACAGCGAGCGGTATGTGCGGAAAAACCGGTTATATGTATATGGTATTTTTTTTGCATGAATCTGAAGATGCTTCACTAAAAGTCACCCCTATATAGTTCTCTATTTTTCATCATACATGATACAGGGCATGCTTTCATAATTTTTATTAAACAAAAAACAGCGGCCATCAGAGACCGCTGTCCTATCAATTATTCCGCTTCAAATTGGTATAAAGGAGTACTTAAATAACGTTCGCCATTACTTGGAAGAATGGCCAGAACTTTTTTGCCCTTGCCAAGCTCTTTAGCGACCTTCAGTGCCGCACTGATCGCCGCACCGGAGGAAATTCCTCCAAGGATACCTTCTTCCTTGGCCGCACGGCGGGCATAATCAAATGCCTCATCGTTCGTAATCTGGATTACTTCATCATAAACCTTTGTATCCAGTGTATCCGGCACAAATCCCGCTCCAATGCCCTGGATTTTATGCGGTCCTGGTTTTCCGCCTGATAGGACAGGTGAATCAGTTGGCTCCACTGCGTAAATTTTGATGTTTTTATATTTTTCTTTAAGCACCTGGCCGGCTCCTGTAATGGTTCCGCCTGTTCCGATTCCGGAAATGAAGGCATCCAGCTGGTCACCCATTTGCTCTGCAATTTCAGGTCCTGTTGTTAAACGGTGAATTTCAGGGTTCGCAGGATTCTCAAACTGCTGTGGCACGAAATAGCCATGTTCCTTAGCCAGCTCCTGCGCCTTGCGGATCGCACCGTTCATTCCTTCCGGTCCAGGTGTGAGGACAAGGTCAGCTCCGTATGCACGCAGCAGGTTGCGGCGCTCCATACTCATTGTCTCCGGCATCACAAGAACGGCTTTATAGCCTTTGGCTGCGGCAATCATCGCTAATCCGATTCCTGTATTTCCGCTTGTCGGTTCAATGATGGTATCACCTGGTTTAAGACTTCCATCTTTCTCTGCAGCCGTGATCATTGCCAGGGCAATACGGTCTTTTACGCTGCTCCCCGGATTCATGTATTCCAATTTCAGATAAACATCTGCGCTATTATCATCAACTAGACGGTTTAGTTTCACAATTGGCGTATGGCCAACAAGATCTGCAATTGAATTTGCTACACGTACCATTTTCCCCACTCCTTATTTCCGACTATTTTTATTGGTTTAATCTAAATTTACCAATTTCCAATGGGAATGTCAATGAATTTGACTGCTATTTAAAAGAAAATTCATACTTTTGTCATTATAGATAAATACCCATCTCTATTCATGATACTCAATTTAGGCAGAAAAAAACACGGAATTCGCTCCGTGTTTTTATATTTACTTCTCACCGTAAAACCATTCCACATCCGTCTCTTTCCAAAACGGCTTGGCAGAGACAGGAACATCCATCTGCTCAAGTGCTATCTGGCGGCGAATCATGTTTTTCACCTCTTTAAAGGAATACTTTTCTCCCTTTAAATGCTCATGAAGCATGACAACAGCATAGCCATCTTCTGTTTTTACCGGCTTGGTCCATTTGCCGGGCTTCAGGTCTTTGACCTGTTCCAGGACTTCTGCCGGTATGTGCTCATCATCTTCACTGACATACCCTGCATTTCCCCCAAGGTTGGCAGTGAATTCATCAATGGACCGCTCCATCGCCAGCACAGAAAAGCTGGAGCCTTCTTCTAGCTCCTTCACTGTCTGCTCTGCTTCTTCTTTTGTTTTCACAATGATTTGAGAGATGTGATAGCTGTCAGGAACATGAAATTGGCTGCTGTTCTCTTCATAGTAGCTCTTCAATTCCTCTTCTGAGACAGAGACATCAGCCGTCAGCAGCTCTTCAAGAATAAGATTGTTCTTGATTTGCCTTCTCCATTTGTCTTCACTCATCTCATCGGTGAAATTGCCGCCGTACATCGTCTTGAC includes the following:
- the folK gene encoding 2-amino-4-hydroxy-6-hydroxymethyldihydropteridine diphosphokinase produces the protein MRNTAFIALGSNIGSRFNHLKKAVERIDQLPETQVVNTSSVYETDPVGYEDQEQFLNMAIQISTGLNPFELLDACLDIELQLGRKREIHWGPRTIDLDILLYSHENIETEKLIVPHPRMHERAFVLVPLLEVDSSIRLPKMERPLISILEDIPDREGVRIWKQKNGEDVFALFES
- the pabC gene encoding aminodeoxychorismate lyase, whose protein sequence is MYIYMNGEVVRKEEARISPFDHGFLYGMGLFETFRVYNGHPFLLDDHLERLNQSLKAINIEAGYTREQVLEMLEMLLGKNGYYNAYIRMNVSAGNGEIGLQTDSYKNPNTIIFCKPLPPRNASAEKQAVMLEIPRNTPEGAERLKSHHYLNNILAKKEAGDDPGIEGIFLTRDGYLAEGVTSNLFWIRDGQLFTPSLQTGILNGITRKFVIRLAEKLEMNVQEGLYRPEAVRDADEVFVTNSIQEIVPISSFDGHSMPGVSGKKTSELQMHYENRCEHLWSRNEL
- the cysK gene encoding cysteine synthase A produces the protein MVRVANSIADLVGHTPIVKLNRLVDDNSADVYLKLEYMNPGSSVKDRIALAMITAAEKDGSLKPGDTIIEPTSGNTGIGLAMIAAAKGYKAVLVMPETMSMERRNLLRAYGADLVLTPGPEGMNGAIRKAQELAKEHGYFVPQQFENPANPEIHRLTTGPEIAEQMGDQLDAFISGIGTGGTITGAGQVLKEKYKNIKIYAVEPTDSPVLSGGKPGPHKIQGIGAGFVPDTLDTKVYDEVIQITNDEAFDYARRAAKEEGILGGISSGAAISAALKVAKELGKGKKVLAILPSNGERYLSTPLYQFEAE
- the pabA gene encoding aminodeoxychorismate/anthranilate synthase component II, with amino-acid sequence MIYMIDNYDSFTYNLVQYLGELGEELVVKRNDETSISEIGSMQPKFLMISPGPCSPNEAGISLKAIEAFAGKIPVFGVCLGHQSIAQVFGGDVVQAERLMHGKTSDIFHDGKTIFKDLPNPFPATRYHSLIVKKETLPDCLEVSAWTAEGEIMAIRHKELPVEGVQFHPESIMTAAGKELLQNFIQHYKAALQAEGL
- the lysS gene encoding lysine--tRNA ligase, encoding MSQSHEELNDQLKVRRDKMNSLREQGMDPFGKRFDRSHQSNELIEQYGELEKEEIEEKDVSVTLAGRIMTKRGKGKAGFAHVQDLSGQIQIYVRKDAVGEESYSIFETADLGDIVGISGKLFKTKVGELSVKAEEFVLLTKSLRPLPDKFHGLKDVEQRYRQRYLDLIMSEESKKTFVTRSRIIQSMRRYLDSNGYLEVETPMMHSIAGGASARPFITHHNALDMELYMRIAIELHLKRLIVGGLEKVYEIGRVFRNEGVSTRHNPEFTMIELYEAYADYRDIMSLTENLIAHIAQEVLGTTTVQYGEYEVDLKPEWKRLHMVDAIKEYTGVDFWKETSKEEAQQLAKEHGVEIKDNMEYGHIVNEFFEQKVEEKLIQPTFIFGHPVEISPLAKKNDEDPRFTDRFELFIVAREHANAFTELNDPIDQRERFEAQLKEREEGNDEAHMMDDDFIEALEYGMPPTGGLGIGIDRVVMLLTNSPSIRDVLLFPLMRHR
- the folP gene encoding dihydropteroate synthase, which encodes MSKKTIQCGPYTLDYGKKTIVMGILNATPDSFSDGGKYSQQDLAVKHALEMVENGADIIDVGGESTRPGFDPVPADEELRRVLPVIEAISKEVDVPISIDTYKAEVARQAIEAGAHIINDVWGAKADPEMAAAAAETGAPIILMHNRKDMEYTSFFRDVMNDLYESIALVKSAGVKDENIILDPGIGFAKDLNYNLEMMRDLDKLVAIGYPVLLGTSKKRMIGTILDLPVEERTEGTGATVCFGIQKGCQMIRIHDVKEMSRMAKMMDALMGKGDYNG
- a CDS encoding peptidyl-prolyl cis-trans isomerase → MEKRQLLMIIGGLVLLNLITLAFLLFKGDGSGEAVAEIGGEKITRQEWMSEMETKYGKTTLSELIDQKVIEEAGKKYGVKISDKAVDLELKMVKTMYGGNFTDEMSEDKWRRQIKNNLILEELLTADVSVSEEELKSYYEENSSQFHVPDSYHISQIIVKTKEEAEQTVKELEEGSSFSVLAMERSIDEFTANLGGNAGYVSEDDEHIPAEVLEQVKDLKPGKWTKPVKTEDGYAVVMLHEHLKGEKYSFKEVKNMIRRQIALEQMDVPVSAKPFWKETDVEWFYGEK
- a CDS encoding helix-turn-helix domain-containing protein; the protein is MEAEKWGRRIRAFRKLKGFTQEGFARELGVSVSILGEIERGNRMPAPALIEQIALALKVTQEELAPIQEQD
- the dusB gene encoding tRNA dihydrouridine synthase DusB, with the protein product MFKIGDIELKNRVVLAPMAGVCNSAFRLTVKEFGAGLVCAEMVSDKGIVLQNEKTMDMLYIDEREKPLSLQIFGGKKETLVEAAKFVDQNTNADIIDINMGCPVPKITKCDAGAKWLLDPDKIYEMVSAVTAAVEKPVTVKMRMGWDEDHIYAVKNAQAVERAGGKAVALHGRTRVQMYEGQANWDIIREVKQNINIPLIGNGDVETPQAAKRMLDETGCDGVMIGRAALGNPWMIYRTVKYLETGELMGEPSVREKMDVCILHLDRLISLKGEHIAVLEMRKHAAWYLKGIRGNAKVRNGINESNTRKELVSVLNALVLDAEEKERSQIQAV
- the folB gene encoding dihydroneopterin aldolase → MDKIYVNRMEFYGYHGVFPEETRLGQRFAVDLTVEADLKKAGETDNLDDSINYGELYAVCKEVVEGKPYKLVEAVAEKLAAELLSRFPLILQLTVKVIKPDPPIPGHYQSVAVEITRGRS